The following is a genomic window from Longimicrobiaceae bacterium.
TGAACCGGGAGGCGAAGTCGTCACTCTTCTGCTTGTGGCGGAGCTGGAGTGTGTAGACCTGCTTCAGGATCGGCTCGGCCTCCGACTCCTTCGCCGCGTGCGAGATTCCGAGGAACTTCGGGATCGCGATGGCGGCAAGGATGCCGGCGATCACGACCACGATCATGAGCTCGATGAGGGTGAAGCCATGCCGCGGTCGGCTACGGGGCAGCATGATGACTCCGGAATGGGTGGCGTCTCGGGAACGAAATACCGGGAGCTGGAGTGACTCCAGCTCCCGGCGGCGTTCAGGTTAGGCAGCGGCGCCACATGCACCGTCGGTCGGACGGCCGTCGGTCGCGGCGGGAGCCGCAACGTTGGCGACCCGGATGCTCATCGCCACCACGCCGGCGGCGATCCCGGCGGCGTTCGGCGTCGCGGTGGCGCAGTAGCTCGTCGTGTTGGCCGCGGTGACCGCGAAGGTGAAGTACTTCGCCTGCGGGTCCTGCCAACCGGTCAGGAAGTTGGGGGCGGCCGGGTTGTTGCCGAGGACGAGGGTGTAGGTGTCGTTCTTCTGGAAGTACGACTCCTGGAGCGAGTGGATCTGCTTCAGGACCGACTCCGCCTCGGACTGCTTCGCGCTCCTCGAGACGTTGCTGAACTTCGGAATCGCGATCGCGGCGAGGATGCCGATGATCACGACCACGATCATGAGCTCGATGAGGGTGAAGCCCTTGGTGCTACGCAGGTTCCGCATGGTGGTTCTCCCGAGAGGGGGGGTGGGGGATGCTACTGCCAGCACGGCTCCGTGCTGCTGGCCCGGGGTAAGGCAACGGGTATACCCAAAATGCGGCACGCGGGTAAGTATTTGCAGATCGATGATTTACCATTTCTCCCACCCCGCGGGGCACACGATTTTCCCTCCCGATCCTGCACGATCCGTTGCACAGTGCAAGAGGACGGCGGCCTTGCGGCCCCACTCCGCGCGGCCTATATGGAACGCGGACCGGGCCGGGGAGCCTTCCCCGGCCGGCGCACCGCCCGAAGAACCGGAGAGAACGCGCGTGAGCGACGCCCAGATCAGCGACGTGACCATCATCGGCGGGGGCCCCACGGGGCTCTTCGCCGCCTTCTACGCCGGGCTGCGCGGCGTCTCCTGCCGCATCGTGGACGCCCTGCCGCAGCTCGGCGGGCAGCTCATGGCGCTCTATCCGGAGAAGTACATCTTCGACGTGGGCGGCCTCCCGCGGATCCTCGCCAAGGACCTGGCGAAGAACATGATCGAGCAGGGGACGCAGTTCGGCCCTGAGGTGCTGCTGGAGACGGAGGTGCAGACGCTCGCGCGCGAGGACGGGCTGATCCGCCTGGGCACGCCTCGGGGCGAGCTGCTGAGCCGCACCGTAGTCATCACCGCCGGGAAGGGCGCCCTCAACCCGCGCGTGCTGGAGTGTCCTGGGTGGGAGGAGCTGTACGAGGCGCGCTCGGGCGTCCACACGCACGTGCACCAGCCCGAGGAGTTCCGCGGCCGGCGCGTGCTCCTGGTGGGCGGCGGCGACTCCGCTGTGGACTGGGCGCTGGGCCTGCAGGGGATCGCCACAGAGATCACGCTGATCCACCGGCGCGACGAGTTCCGGGCCCACAGCGCCAGCGTGCGCGAGATGCGTGCACTGGCGGAGGCGGGAAAGCTCAACATCCTGACCCCGTACGAGGTCCGCATCCTGGAGGGAGAGGACGGCTGCGTCCGCCGGGCGGTGATCTACGACAACACCACCAACGAGGACGTGTCTCTGGACGTGGAGGCGGTGGTCGCGCTCCTCGGCTTCAAGCCGGACCTGGGCCCGGTGGGGACGTGGGGGCTGGAGCTGGAGAAGAACAGCATCAAGGTCTCCCAGCTCATGGAGACCAACATCGAGGGCGTGTACGCCGCCGGGGACGTGACCCACTACCCGGGGAAGCTGGAGCTGATCGCCACCGGCTACGGCGAAGCCGCCATCGCGGTGAACAACGCGGTGCACTACGTCAACCCCAAGGCGCGCGTGAACCCCGGCCACTCCACCAACCTCAAGGTCTTCAAGCAGGAGGAGGGGGAGTAAACAATCGCCGGACACGGCGGCGGACAGCCCGCTTACGGCGGCTCGCCCGCAGCGCATCACGAAGCCGGGCCGGTCACCGTTCTGGTCTGAGCCGAGGGGAAGACAGCCGGCGAGTGCTCCTGTGCTGGAGCGCTCGCCGGCTGTCGACATCCTAGTCAATCGAACCCCTACATACCTCCTACGAACACGCCTCGGTCCGATCCTTCGTGCTCGTAGCGGTATTTATGTGGCGCAGTTATCCTCCGATCTGGAATACGGTCGGGATATGCGCGTAATCTTCCTCTTTGAAGATCTCCAGGACCCACCGGCTGTGCCCGATTAGTCCCTGCGCATCCAGGTCTTCGGCTACCAGCACGGCGAGGTAAGGACCCATCTTCATGTACGCGTATTTCCTCGGACGTAGCGTCCAGAAAGCGTTGGAGCCCAGGAGCGAATCGACCTTCTGCCGAAGGATGTTACAGGTGGCCGAATCCGCAACAGGCGTCGCAGTGATCGATAGGTCCAGGGTGGGCAGGTTATTCCTGACCCTATACTCCGTGTATGGAGCGTCGCCCGTGAAACGGAGTTGAATCATCTCCAACTCCACTTCCATGTCCGCTGTGTCCCCGCACGATACCGCGATTGGGGAGACTTGAGACTGCAGTCCTTCAGCCCCGCCGATTGCACCTACGGATGCCACTGCGAGAGCCAGGAGGCTCAGCCGCAGAATTACTTGAGACATGCGTTCGCTCCTTTGTTCAGATCATACTTGTTTTGCTGTAGCTTCAGGTTACCGTTCGCATCCAGGACGTTCTCCCAGCTGTGCAGATGGTCCGGATCGAGAGCGTAACCAGGGAAGTCGAACTTGTCTGCCGGTCTCCTCCACGGCGTGAGGTCCCCGGCTTTCGTCTTCGAATGGGGACTCGGCCCATCCTTCGCCGTGTGCGGCGTTGTTTGACCCGGGCACGTTCCTGCCGGAATTTCCGCGCCGCCTTTTGTTGGATGCGTGTGCATCATTCCGATGATCTGATATCCCTGATCGCGGTAGTGCCGTCGTCGATCATACGAGTTACTGTTGCACGTGGTCGGCATTCCAGGTCCATAATCAAATTCCCGGAACTCCGTGACACCACCTCGGCGCAACAGCCACCCACCTCGTTCCCTTCGCTGACTGATCGGCTGGTCCCAGCCAGTGCGCTTTGCGAGATCCTCCATTGTGTTGAGAAATACCGGATCCGACAGCGAAGGATCGTTCGGAGGATTCTTGAACATGACGCAGCTGCGCACCCAGACGATCCCGCTGACCTGAGTAACTTCCATGCCATCGGCAGTCGCGAGGATGTACATGCGACCGCTCGAACCCGGCGTATAGTTGCACGTCGCCATCCCCGTG
Proteins encoded in this region:
- a CDS encoding NAD(P)/FAD-dependent oxidoreductase; the protein is MSDAQISDVTIIGGGPTGLFAAFYAGLRGVSCRIVDALPQLGGQLMALYPEKYIFDVGGLPRILAKDLAKNMIEQGTQFGPEVLLETEVQTLAREDGLIRLGTPRGELLSRTVVITAGKGALNPRVLECPGWEELYEARSGVHTHVHQPEEFRGRRVLLVGGGDSAVDWALGLQGIATEITLIHRRDEFRAHSASVREMRALAEAGKLNILTPYEVRILEGEDGCVRRAVIYDNTTNEDVSLDVEAVVALLGFKPDLGPVGTWGLELEKNSIKVSQLMETNIEGVYAAGDVTHYPGKLELIATGYGEAAIAVNNAVHYVNPKARVNPGHSTNLKVFKQEEGE
- a CDS encoding type II secretion system protein, with the protein product MLPRSRPRHGFTLIELMIVVVIAGILAAIAIPKFLGISHAAKESEAEPILKQVYTLQLRHKQKSDDFASRFMDLEGSAEPVGTARHYDFRITGDASTFTVCATPRSIPELRSFRIDDTRTISVIAPGDCTGSAV
- a CDS encoding type IV pilin protein, with protein sequence MRNLRSTKGFTLIELMIVVVIIGILAAIAIPKFSNVSRSAKQSEAESVLKQIHSLQESYFQKNDTYTLVLGNNPAAPNFLTGWQDPQAKYFTFAVTAANTTSYCATATPNAAGIAAGVVAMSIRVANVAAPAATDGRPTDGACGAAA